The nucleotide window ATCATGATAAAAGTTATATAAATAAAACAGAAAGTTATGAATGATGGAATAAAGTCACATTACCTAGccttttgaggaaaaaaaaaaggccagaatttttttatttgcatGAGGACAATGCTATCGGGCGTCAGCAATTTTCCCTGCAAAATGTTATTGACACTTGGTAGCATTTTCTCCTATGGTAGTCATAGGTTGAGCTCTGTGTTTCAAATTCTCCTGTTAGTGAAACTAGAACATACCCATTCTGCAAAAGAATACTTTGCAGTAACATTGTAAGGTTATTTGACGTCAGTACCATTAAAAGTGTTCTCAATGGGAATAAGAAGCTTTCTTAAATGCATGTATTAATTTATTTGGAGCTATTCGGGTGGGATTCATTTTCTCGGGAATATGAGTCGGAAATTTTGTCCCATGGATTTTTGTGGTTTTGGGCTTGGTCAGATATCACTCTTGCATGATACACTGGCCATCCATGTGTGCATTTTTTGCTTGAATACTTGGAATTCTAACCATACTTGGATGTCATTCTTACTGTTATCTCATCTAGGGATTCATATTTGGCACCTTTGGGgtttaacttttttttattttttttattgattatgGAGTTGGTTAATCATATATTCCATGATACTCGAGTGTCGAATTTCCATTTTTACTTGTTAGCATGGCAATGCAACTGGTTGCATCTATGGGGTTGACTAAGAGTTAGTCTATGATTTAATTTCAGATTTCTCATCCACAGAGATCAATGCATGGATTTGGAATGGTATCTAGTTCCTTTACAGGGCGCTACCCACATAATACTTCTCATCAGAGCTCCAACTTTGGTGGTCCTTCTTACTCGTTTGGTAATGACCGGAGCCGACTGACTGTTGACAagggtagaagaagagatagggaGTGGGATTCAATTTCCGTTTTCAGTAATTCACATGATATCTCCAATGACCGTAATCGAGGACCAAGGGCTTCAAAGCTGAAGGACAAGAACATGTCTGACCAGGGCTCTTCATCTAGTGCTAGGAAAATGGATCTATCTGCTTCTGGAATTAACCTCGACTCAATTAACCGGAAGGATTTTGTCACAGATTATGAGGAGGCAAAGTTCTTTATCATTAAGTCTTTCAGTGAGGATAATGTTCATAAAAGTATTAAATACAGTGTTTGGGCCAGCACTCCCCATGGAAACAAGAAGCTTGATGCTGCTTATCATGAGGCGAAGAGGATAAAAAGCAGCTGTCcagtctttctcttattttcggTATGCTTTGTGTTCCTATCTTCCTAATTGTTGACTGAGCCTTTGTGCCTAGTTTGGGGGGATATAATTGATATCAGCATCACAAGTACGAGGTAGAATCTAGATTCTTGGTGGGTATCAATATCCATGAACAGCCTGGTAATCTACAAAGTTTATGTGGCAAGCAAATTGGTCCTTTATGTTTTGGAATTTAGTAAGATACGGTTTCATGGTTTGAAATgtcatttttctttctcatcTGGCACACCTATGTTGTGCTGAATGATATAAGTTTCAATGGTTCTGTTTAAGTAATCTTTCAcaaaagattatggatttacgCTCTGTATTGCTCTAGTTATTACATTATTTCTATACATCTCTGTTGTGACGTTGTCTTTTCTTACAAGAAGTTAGTTGCATATTGAAAAGAAATTCCTATTTTTGTTCTGGTGACATGGTCTAAAATACAAGTTAGTCCTCTTAAGAAGATTTTGGTTGCAACAGGTTAATGCCAGTGGACAGTTTTGCGGAGTAGCCGAAATGATTGGACCAGTAGACTTTGGAAAAGATGCTGATTACTGGCAGCAAGACAGGTGGAATGGCCAATTTAAAGTTCAGTGGCACATTATTAAGGATGTTCCTAACATTCGCTTCCGTCACATTCTACTTGAAAATAATGATAATAAGCCCGTCACTCACAGCCGAGATTGTCAGGAGGTAGTGAATCTCTCTCCATCTGTCACTTTCATTTAGAGATAATCTCCAAGTTCATTTAGATACTACCTGGACATTTAGTTGGTTGCTCTTTTCTACTATGCTTGGCTGTTGTCTCTATGTATATGGGAATTGTGTTTACTCTATGAAATTACAGCTTTTTAGGTAAATGATACTGGATATGATAATGAATGTTTGCCTAGGGCTTTAAAATTTTGTAGTTCTGTATATAGTTTCCAGGGAACATTGATCTTCTGCCAACATGGCCTTGCCATGTGCTTGTATGATGTATTGCAAACATTGTTGTATTTCAATTATTAAGTTTGGCCCTTTGTTGGAACTTTCTTGTTTTCCACTTATGATTTCATCTGGCTATGAGTTACCCTGTACACTTTAAACCTTCAAGGGGTCATGTTGGGTTTGCACTTTGTCATCCTGAACTCTTTTGCAGATAAAGACTCATAATTTAGGTTAAAACTGCAAAAGGTGGATAGATTTGAACAACTGTTAAGTTTTTCACCCAGGTTGTATCCCAATGGGTTTTCTGCGAAGTTCTTATGGGGCCAGTAACATTGTACCCTCAGTCTTGTTTTACTCTTTCATATCAATGAAATTTCAGGTTCCCAATGGTCGATCCCTACTAGAttccaaataaaaattaacTACCATGTATTTCGGTCACTAAATTCTAGTTattcatttatatatatgttccaTGCATTATCTGcttcctttaattttttattttaaggacTTTTGACCTTTTACTTCATTTAATTTGGCTCTTTTTGCTGATTCTTAGTTCTTGTTGATATTAAAATATAGGTGAATCTGAAACAAGGAATTGAGctgttgaaaattttcaatgatTATGATGCACGGACATCTATAGttgatgattttgaattttatgaTGACCGCGAAAGGTCCTTGAAGGAAAGGAAAGCCAGACAACAAGCTTGTGCAACTACAGATGCTTCTGAGTCAGTTGTTCTTGATACAGTTAAGGAAGCTTCTAATATTTCCGATCAAGCCTTGGAGATGAAAGGAAGTAGTAGCAAAGAATTTGCAGGAACTGAACATGACAGTAGCTCCAAAACAGATTCAGTTGTATATGAACATGATGCTGTACAGCAAATATCTGATAGTTTATCTCAAGTATTGCAGTTGGAAGAGAGTGACAAAGAGGTAGTACCACCATCTGAAAGAGGCGGTACACATGACAGCGAGTCCGTTGACAAGGAGGTAACAGTTGTATCAACTTAAAGTTGTGGCTAATCACCTTAGGCATGTATGTGACGACACACTACTGTACCATTGTGATTTTAAGGATTCTTCACTCACTCGCTGACAAATTTCGAGGTGGTAATTTGGTCATCTCGAGCAGTCTGGGTTCAAGCGGACTCCCTTTCCTTTATTCTTCATGGTCAATTGTTCAGAGCAATTAAATGGTACTCCAGGAATGCTTTGGCAGGGAGGCTGTTTGACACTTTtgtattgaatttttttttcactcgtTTTCTTTGAGGGCAGATAGTTTTTGGAAATGTGAAGTAGTTGAGCAAATATGCATGTTGCGGTGGGGCCTTCTGTATTTTATGTCCGAGTAATTTTATAGTTCTTGACTGGTTATCTGTTGGTTACTGGGTAATGGAAGAATTGTGATGTTACCCATTTGGGAGGTAGATGAATAAAGGAATTCACAAAAAGCATTGTTACAGAAAATAATATCTTTTCAATTCTGTTCTCACAACCAAGTTTCTATAATTCAAATTTGTGGGTTGGCCATAATTGACTCTTATAAGAACACTATTTGCAACTGGAACTCGGAACCTGGACAATTGTTTTAGTTGGACAGTATCTGCTGAGTTGTCATATTGTGGAACTTTTTCTCCAATATACAAGACCAACTGGTGTACATCTAGATATGCAAGTTAAACTTACAAAGTTACAAGTGCAACATAATTGGTTATAAAGTTCATTGATCTGTCCTCTATACCCAGTCTTTACGGCACTATGAAGCTGAGTTCACCCCATTGAGCCGAAGAACGTGAAGGATTTGATTCTGATGGCATCATGAGCTGGGTTCACCCCATAAAGCTTAAGAACATGAAGGATTCGGCAATGAAGCTTCTGTAGCTAAACATGCATTTGAAATTTTCTCTCAGCAACTTGTCATCATGATGCTGTAACTGATTCATAAATCTCAATGTACTTGCGAGCTGTGTTGTTCCAGCTATTATCCATCTTCATTACCTTCTTAACAATGCAATTCCATTCTCCTGGCTCTGCAACAGCAATTGAAGTATTAACTAACTAAACAAGAAACAAaggcaaggaaaaaaaaaaaaaaaatttaactgaGATTCTGAGAAATTTGagcaaaatcaaatcaatgTTTGAACTCTTTAAGGCCTCTTCTtctctaaagaaaaaaaaaatatttctcaTCGTAGCTCTATGTTTCTGAAATAACAGATGCTgagctctttttcttttttccttttggtttcAGATTTGTTCCCAAAATGGTTTGCAATCAAGCATTGTTTGTAAGCTtttctttacatattttttttttttttttaagaattgcAAGCTGAAGATTACAGTAATGGAATTCGGAAATTCAACAACCAAGAAATTTACTAGGGTAAATAGTTCAATCATATTTATAAATGAAACAGAATTACATGCAAGGAATTTTTGACTGCCAAATCAAAACGTTGAGGAATAATAAAAAGATTCCCAGCTAATAAAATCTCAAGGACtatgaaattttaaatacaccgTTTAGTTCATATTTAATAACTTCCATTTAGCAGAAATACATCTAAGTACCGGACATTTATGTAAAGGAATTGCTTAACTACAGCTCTGAAGTTTTTCATTTCTATGGAAAGCAGCCGCCAGAAGTGAGGAGAAGGGCACACATACACGCACAGAAAAGAGAGAGCAAAGAGAAAGAACAGTCAACAATCTATTACAAGCAGAACTTACTGTTTCTATAGCAAGCAAATGCACGATCTAGAGCACAATTCAGGGAAGCTTCGTCCATTCCTTCAAAAACAAACCTAACAAAGACAAATAGCCATGTACTTATCAATTCATTGAGAAGGCGCGTTACAAACTAAGGTCAACCCCATTTCATAGGCAGTAGCTTTGAATGACAATAGCTAGTGATTAAAAGGTTACTTCAAAGTGAActttgtgcgtgtgtgtgtgtgtgtgtgagagagagagagagagagagagagagagagagagagagagagagagaggtaagcTGAGAAAACATGCAATGGCCCTTAGTTAGCACTAAAAAGCTTCCCCCCCTCCCACGGGGAATTTGATTCTTGAGCCAATAGGTGAAGCTGATGGTTGATACAAAAACTTTAATTTTCAAATGTTGCAGAAAGAATTAAAGTTACCCATTTGCCATCTCATGGTTTGACTCATCATCCATGTCAAAGACTGTATCTGCAAGACCGCCAGTCTTTCTAACTACTGGGACCTGAAAACATCAATTTAACAAAATATGACCACATAACTTTAAAAGTTCTCTACCAAACTGTATATCTACTGGAAATATAAGTAATTATATCATAACATACACAATGTATAGAAGGAAAAAACAATGCATAGATGAAATAGTGTAGCAACTTAAACTAGCAAGTAATGGGCATATGTAGATGATTGCTGGTGATTTTTTATGCAACAATAATTTCCATATAGCTTTGCTCTCctacaagaaatttgatagTCATATGTATAGCAAGAACTACATACTGCCCCATAACGCATGCCAATCATTTGGGCCAGTCCACAAGGCTCATACATGGAAGGAACTAGAACAATGTCTGCAGCAGCATAAAGTAAGTGGGATAGCTCCTCACTGCATACAAATGtaacaaataaacaaaagtTTGTAAGCAGAAACATGCACTGTATGCTTTTCGGAACAATGGACAGCAAAGTTATATACATGGAAATTTATAACAATGGACAGAAAATTTAGTATAGGATAGCCACTCAAGCTACTGTAAGGAAAGGTATCCAATCCTCCCAAGACAATTAGTTCCAACAGTCAGAATATATCAAACTAATTTTTAAACACAGTCCAAAGTAAAATGGGTTGTAGATTATGAATTTGGTATCAATTGTAAGTGGTTCAAGATTGATTACCTATACATCAATAAAATCCGAATGCTAGGACCTTGGTTAAGCTACAAAAGGAGTACCAAAATGTTAATGTCTGTCGCTTGCTTTGATTCAAATAATAGGGAAAAGAAAACTATACATACATATGTTAACAATCACTGATCTTCAACTAAACTATCTCATGAAATAATGAATGTCCTTTTGTTCTTGTTTCGGTCATTTGTGTTTGTATCATTTGTTTatataagaagaagaaagaatcaaGGAATTTGATTAAAAGAGGTACCACATTTGGTTCGTTCGGTGTTGATTAGAAAATGAAGATATGGGGCACAAAAACTATAAGATGAAGAAAgagtgaaaaaaagaaatatatttagCAAATACATCCAGTAGCTAAATAAAAAGAGTATGGGTTGGGGTCAGACAATTGCGTTGAGACGCGTAAGTCGCTATATAAGTTGTGACAAAATACAGATCCCCTTTTCTGATTCTCGATCAAGACAGTTTATCTTTCTCTTTTACAAATATTTTGTAGACTAAAAGTAGATAAAGCAAGGACTGACTCTGTTAAAATACAGTAGTATCATACTGATTATGGGACATTGAAGCTGCATAGGAGACCTCTGGTTCCTAACAGAATCATAGGGCATAAGCTTAACTTTCTTGCTTTTCTTTGGAACAGGCCAAAGGGAGCGGTTTGGCACTAACCCAATAGTTTGGTTTATAACTAAGCACCTCTACAGTAGCTTgcactcttttatttattttcagaaaCATCTACATGAATTACAAACCAAGTCATAGAGTCACGGTTGAGGAAAGAGAGAAGTGACGAGGGAAATAAGAGACAAGAAACACAAAAGGAAAATACAGACACAGACACTGACAATAATATAGACATGAAGTTGATATACAAGCATAAAGCGTTGTTTACATATTGTATCCTCAATCCTAGCATAAACCAAAAATCATAAATCTTAAATCCAATACCGAATCTGCAAGGTCTTCAAATTCTCTTTCTACCCGGTGATCCGGGGCTTTTCCTAGTACAACCATCTGTCCACCCTAAAATTTAGTCCAACATGTAGAGGAAAAAGAAACTCATCAAATCACATGCCGAATACTTCCCAAAGATATTAGAATGTAAAGCAAAATTGTGGAAAAGATAAGATAGTAATTGCCAAAACTTTTCTCATGGATAAATAATTGGTTCAAAAAATGGCGACACCTTTTGGTTTCAATGTAAGCAAATAATTATGAAACATATTGCTTTCCTGCGGTCTCAGTGTCACACATATATGACACAGATCATACAATTTGAAACCatgatattattattttattttattagtaTCCTTTATCAGGTTTATCATGTTTTAATTTAGGGTATGATCCTTGCTGTAGAAATATGTATACCTTGTAATCTCGTATTGGGCCAATTTAGTGAAGTATCAGTCATGTTACTTTCAAGTATCAACGTATTTAAAAGAGGATTTCACCTTGTCAATGTCACGCAGTAGAACATTATGCCATGTATAACAAAGGAACACAAGCATACACCATGCACGGACAAACACATGGTACATCGCATGAACCAACACTGCCACTAACCGCACACTAACTTAGgagtacaaaatatatatgtcaGGCAGTAACAAACTTACTAGTTCTTCAACTTGCTTGATTGCATGAGTAATCAAATGAAGACCCTTTTGTGCAACTAAGCGAGTAATACAGACAACCAAAGGCACCTTGAGAGTAGTATCTGTCACGTGGTCGCCTGAGGCCAAACCAAGTCCCCTTTGAACATAGTATTTGCATAACTTCTTGCCCTCAGAGTTTTTAACtgcaagaaacaaaagaaaggaTAAGGAACATAATCTATTGTGCCCTGGAAAAGAGTGGTTCCATACATTACATGGGACCCTACACACTAGTGTACAGTAAGGTCAACAATTGGACTCGATCACACCCATCCAACACCCTGCCACGCTTCCCACTCCTAAACAGCGATACTTTTGTTTGTTAAGTTACTTGAATTGCAAGTAATTCATGCATCTGTCTGTAATCAAAATCCAGAACAGTTGGCGGATATCATGATCATTTACTCAACTGAAGCTGATTCAATCAGCCAAACAAATGGAATATTTGCTATGTTGGTCTAGGGTCTATCTCTGTCATAGGCTATCCCTCTTGTAGTCTTGGGTTATGTTTTGCTTCCTGTAGGTAGCTGTGACTTTCCTGTCCATGGCTCttgtttcttgtttctgttttgttttttcaataAAATGTTGTTTTATTCAccaaaatagagagagagagagagagagagagagagagagagagaaaaaaagaaaggaatatttggCTGTGGTAACTGGTAAGGATAGGAGTTAGTGTACTGTTCAACGAATAGGATCCAGCTCctctttctcactcagatttttcttccttttctttatagAAAATGCAGATTCCAAAGATTTAAAACCACACTTCAGATTGCTCTAACTTAATATCAAAGTACTGATCCATCTTACACATTGCACTTTTGCAGACAACACACAGCTTCCTGCTCTGGAATTTATCATATGAAGATATAGCAGATATATATTCTATATCTAATGCACTCATTAGATGAGTTACAGAGATAAACAATACAAATACCAGCATGCACAACTCCACCCAAAATGTTGACTTTCGAAAGTGATTAACAATGACGGATCAACTAAGAGGGAAGACTACAATGACACAGAACTAAGTTTTACTTGGTGTGACCTTAACTGGGTACGCATCCATGAAGAAACCTAATACTAGTATCATCCACAGAGAAGGCTGCAAGTATTTGTGGAAGTGATCCCTTTTTCTTCTTATAGGGTAGGGAAAGCGCATTCCTTTTCCTCACTTCTGACAGAGGACTTGCTACAAATAGTGAGACCAAGTGACCAACTGCATCGTATCAACAGAAAGAAACAACTTTCCCTAAACTTAATAGTCACATAGAGTTATTGTATTATTTAAATTTAGCATTACGTGCAGAAGTATTTCGAGAAATTGAAGACAGCAAATGGTACCAAAAGATTTTTAAATATAAAGATCAAATTGAAACTTTAATATAAACTGCCTCATGGAAGTTACCATTGAATTTCGAAGGCAAGAAAACATCAGTAGAAGGGTTCCACATCGTAGTGTCTATTCCATTTACTATACCAAAGTACCTGTAGCATTACTATAAGGTCAACAGATGCATTGACGACAATAAAGGGTTTATCTTATCAGAAACTAAAGATTAAGCTGAATATAGACCTATGACGTGCAAATAGCAAAAGACTTTCCTGAGAAGGAAATGTAATTTGAACAAATTCATACAAAGTCATATCAGTAAGATGAACCGAGTTATATGCCTTAACTGGATTTCAATCGCATCAGAGGTAGGCGTTAGTGTTTATAATGAACAAGTTGCACGGAAATAAGTTATTAGTGTTTACAGAATATGTGTTAATTATCACAGTTAAGGAACTTACTTATCACGATTTCTCATCAAAGTACTTGAAAGCCATCCAGAGCAGAGTGTCTCTTTGAGATATGTTGGAGAAACTGTGctgaaaatgaaagaagaacCATG belongs to Rosa chinensis cultivar Old Blush chromosome 4, RchiOBHm-V2, whole genome shotgun sequence and includes:
- the LOC112196287 gene encoding YTH domain-containing protein ECT4 isoform X2, with the protein product MDDQDRIVSTGERPVKPDVLKEQPVLPKDERIASANPSPAAVITGPSRTATEQPKFSDVAGELSTTHPLNLYGSNEQSYGSSTGTWDGYPQYINTDGMHVVSPVMYSDNPSLLYHSGYGFNPEIAYGPYSPVATPLASYLVDGQLYSPQQVPFSPSYYPQPSPPSLSHINSAIPVTPTERMTSESSSTDNMAFGPGSGYFVNFRSFSGGDLSGNLGSSPLASPGIYPQPMGILGSYEHSVGQISHPQRSMHGFGMVSSSFTGRYPHNTSHQSSNFGGPSYSFGNDRSRLTVDKGRRRDREWDSISVFSNSHDISNDRNRGPRASKLKDKNMSDQGSSSSARKMDLSASGINLDSINRKDFVTDYEEAKFFIIKSFSEDNVHKSIKYSVWASTPHGNKKLDAAYHEAKRIKSSCPVFLLFSVNASGQFCGVAEMIGPVDFGKDADYWQQDRWNGQFKVQWHIIKDVPNIRFRHILLENNDNKPVTHSRDCQEVNLKQGIELLKIFNDYDARTSIVDDFEFYDDRERSLKERKARQQACATTDASESVVLDTVKEASNISDQALEMKGSSSKEFAGTEHDSSSKTDSVVYEHDAVQQISDSLSQVLQLEESDKEVVPPSERGGTHDSESVDKEVTVVST
- the LOC112196289 gene encoding probable starch synthase 4, chloroplastic/amyloplastic isoform X3, coding for MHIVHVTAEMAPIAKVGGLGDVVTGLARACLSRGHTVHIMLPFYECIQKHQINDLTLITTYNSYHDGNWIPTNAYHGVVSGIPVIFLEPSCQFFKGRQVYGGSYNELEAYMFFSRACLEWMQVTGTQPDIIHVHEWQAGALPILYWDMYHHLSLKNPRIVLTIHNMEHYGECRQEQLSMCGLDGSLYATFDKAVDDRTVGHNPERLSLLKGGIVYSNAVVTVSPTYLKETLCSGWLSSTLMRNRDKYFGIVNGIDTTMWNPSTDVFLPSKFNVKNSEGKKLCKYYVQRGLGLASGDHVTDTTLKVPLVVCITRLVAQKGLHLITHAIKQVEELGGQMVVLGKAPDHRVEREFEDLADSLNQGPSIRILLMYSEELSHLLYAAADIVLVPSMYEPCGLAQMIGMRYGAVPVVRKTGGLADTVFDMDDESNHEMANGFVFEGMDEASLNCALDRAFACYRNKPGEWNCIVKKVMKMDNSWNNTARKYIEIYESVTAS
- the LOC112196287 gene encoding YTH domain-containing protein ECT4 isoform X1, producing the protein MDDQDRIVSTGERPVKPDVLKEQPVLPKDERIASANPSPAAVITGPSRTATEQPKFSDVAGELSTTHPLNLYGSNEQSMSYSGYGSSTGTWDGYPQYINTDGMHVVSPVMYSDNPSLLYHSGYGFNPEIAYGPYSPVATPLASYLVDGQLYSPQQVPFSPSYYPQPSPPSLSHINSAIPVTPTERMTSESSSTDNMAFGPGSGYFVNFRSFSGGDLSGNLGSSPLASPGIYPQPMGILGSYEHSVGQISHPQRSMHGFGMVSSSFTGRYPHNTSHQSSNFGGPSYSFGNDRSRLTVDKGRRRDREWDSISVFSNSHDISNDRNRGPRASKLKDKNMSDQGSSSSARKMDLSASGINLDSINRKDFVTDYEEAKFFIIKSFSEDNVHKSIKYSVWASTPHGNKKLDAAYHEAKRIKSSCPVFLLFSVNASGQFCGVAEMIGPVDFGKDADYWQQDRWNGQFKVQWHIIKDVPNIRFRHILLENNDNKPVTHSRDCQEVNLKQGIELLKIFNDYDARTSIVDDFEFYDDRERSLKERKARQQACATTDASESVVLDTVKEASNISDQALEMKGSSSKEFAGTEHDSSSKTDSVVYEHDAVQQISDSLSQVLQLEESDKEVVPPSERGGTHDSESVDKEVTVVST
- the LOC112196287 gene encoding YTH domain-containing protein ECT4 isoform X4; this translates as MSYSGYGSSTGTWDGYPQYINTDGMHVVSPVMYSDNPSLLYHSGYGFNPEIAYGPYSPVATPLASYLVDGQLYSPQQVPFSPSYYPQPSPPSLSHINSAIPVTPTERMTSESSSTDNMAFGPGSGYFVNFRSFSGGDLSGNLGSSPLASPGIYPQPMGILGSYEHSVGQISHPQRSMHGFGMVSSSFTGRYPHNTSHQSSNFGGPSYSFGNDRSRLTVDKGRRRDREWDSISVFSNSHDISNDRNRGPRASKLKDKNMSDQGSSSSARKMDLSASGINLDSINRKDFVTDYEEAKFFIIKSFSEDNVHKSIKYSVWASTPHGNKKLDAAYHEAKRIKSSCPVFLLFSVNASGQFCGVAEMIGPVDFGKDADYWQQDRWNGQFKVQWHIIKDVPNIRFRHILLENNDNKPVTHSRDCQEVNLKQGIELLKIFNDYDARTSIVDDFEFYDDRERSLKERKARQQACATTDASESVVLDTVKEASNISDQALEMKGSSSKEFAGTEHDSSSKTDSVVYEHDAVQQISDSLSQVLQLEESDKEVVPPSERGGTHDSESVDKEVTVVST
- the LOC112196287 gene encoding YTH domain-containing protein ECT4 isoform X3 gives rise to the protein MDDQDRIVSTGERPVKPDVLKEQPVLPKDERIASANPSPAAVITGPSRTATEQPKFSDVAGELSTTHPLNLYGSNEQSMSYSGYGSSTGTWDGYPQYINTDGMHVVSPVMYSDNPSLLYHSGYGFNPEIAYGPYSPVATPLASYLVDGQLYSPQQVPFSPSYYPQPSPPSLSHINSAIPVTPTERMTSESSSTDNMAFGPGSGYFVNFRSFSGGDLSGNLGSSPLASPGIYPQPMGILGSYEHSVGQRSMHGFGMVSSSFTGRYPHNTSHQSSNFGGPSYSFGNDRSRLTVDKGRRRDREWDSISVFSNSHDISNDRNRGPRASKLKDKNMSDQGSSSSARKMDLSASGINLDSINRKDFVTDYEEAKFFIIKSFSEDNVHKSIKYSVWASTPHGNKKLDAAYHEAKRIKSSCPVFLLFSVNASGQFCGVAEMIGPVDFGKDADYWQQDRWNGQFKVQWHIIKDVPNIRFRHILLENNDNKPVTHSRDCQEVNLKQGIELLKIFNDYDARTSIVDDFEFYDDRERSLKERKARQQACATTDASESVVLDTVKEASNISDQALEMKGSSSKEFAGTEHDSSSKTDSVVYEHDAVQQISDSLSQVLQLEESDKEVVPPSERGGTHDSESVDKEVTVVST